In Crinalium epipsammum PCC 9333, the genomic window CCAGTAAATACTCGTATAAGCCGATAGCCTAAAATAGACATCGCGTCATACACCTTGGGAACATCTAGAGGTGGCCCTTCTTGACTAGGAATCTTGCTATCCACAGGAATGCCTAGTACTAAACAAGAAATCACCCTCATTGTCAGTTCTACAAACAGAGGATCTACCTTGACAGCTTGTGATGGTGTAGTTTCCTTAATTTGCTCAATTATTTGTTCACAGGCTTGATTAATAATGTCAATATATTTGGAGAGACTGCTAGAGCTAAATTCGGGATTCCAAGCTTTGCGTCTCCACTGCCACTCACTTCCGTTTTGACCTATAAGAATTGGCCCAGCGAGATCGTTCCAAGCTTTGTTTGCTAGTTCAGGTCTAACTAAGCTACCGTCTCTCATGCCATTGATAATTGTTTCTTCAATTACTTTTGGCTTACTTAAAACAACAACTGGTTTGTCTGCCCAATAAACATACATTGAGCCTAGCTCTTTGCTCCATTCAAATACTAATTGGAAGAATTTCTTCTGTTTTACTGCTGATAATACTTGAGGAATGTTTCCTAACAGCCAGTGTTTGGGAGGAGAAGGAAGTGACTGTAGAGGTTTGTAAGTGTTCTTTTGTTTCAACCAGTAAAAGCTGAGTATTCCTACTATGCTAGTAATGCCTAAAACTGTGGCTAAATTAGGAAATGAAGCAACAGCAATCTGAGCAGCAATCTTTTGTAACATAAATCTTTCTTCGCCAGAAAAACTTTAGATGATCCAGATAGTAGCGTATTATTTAAAACTGGTTGAGGATGTTTTTTGGGAAAAAGCTCTGGGGTAGGTAATTAAAGATTTTTGGGTGAGTGCGATCGCATTTTTTTAACGCAAAGAGCGCAATGGGAAACGCAAAGGACGCAAAGTAAGAATGGGGTTATATCTACGATAGGCGATGCCTATGCTTGGTGGTAAGAGTAAAAAGGGTAATTAGAGTCCTGGGAGGAATGAGCAAGCAACCCGAAAACCAAAATTGAAGCTACAGCCATCGAACCTGAGCCTGCTGCGATCCGCACTACGGCAAATCATAGGATAGTTGAACCAAGAACCACCGCGCAGCAACCGAACTGAATCATCTCCGTTCTCTAGAACCTACTCAAATCTACTCATCGAACAGTGATAACTGTTTGGGAATAAATTTGATGTCTAGTTCCTGTTTCACTGAATCCTTAACAGCAGTGCCATTAAGTTGATGTGATCCTCCACAGGCAATCCCCGTCGAACTGACGGTTTTGGGATAATCAATACTTTCATGCCAGCGTTCTAAATTGATACTGGCATTGTAATCACGATCTAATGTCGTGCCACAATTACCACAGTTAAAAACTCGTGTTTTTAGTGGCATCTTTTGACGATTGTTGCAACAACTACACACTTGAGAACTAGGGTAAAACCGATCAACTTTAATAATTGTTGAACCATACCACCCCGACTTATATTCAAGTTGTCGCCTAAACTCGTAAAATCCGCAATCAGCAATGGCACTAGCCAACCTATGGTTTTTGAGCATACCTGAAACATTCAGATCCTCAATTTTAATCTCGCCGTGATTCTTGGCTAACCATGTTGTTAGTTTATGAATTGCGTCTTGTCTGATATTGGCAATCCTACGATGAAGCTTGGCAACTTTTAAATTAGCCTTGTTACGATTGTTAGAGCCTTTTTCTTTACGACAAACTGAGCGTTGCAGGTGAGCCAGTTTCCTTTTAGCTTTGCGGTAAGCTTTAAGGTTAGGAAAAACTGAACCATCAGAACAAGTAGCTAAAGCATTTATCCCAATATCAACGCCTATCTTATCTCGGCGTTTTGGTGTTACTTTTTGCTCTAACTCGTATTTAAAACTAACATACCAATCACCCGCCCTTTTAGTCACAGTCACGTTTTTAGGTTGTACAGTAGGCAATATTTCATAGCATTTTACCCATCCGAAAATGGGGAATTTAATTCTATTGCCACTAATTTTTATACTACCTTCTAGGTAGAAGCTGTCTTTAACATTCTTTTTCTTAAACTTAGGTTTGCCTCGTCCAGGGACTTTAAACCAGTGCTGAAAAGCTTTGTATAAGTTCCTTAATGCTTCTTGAGGTGGACATTTTGAAACCTCATAATACCAAGTATGAACAGATTTGACCTCGGCTACTAACCGTTTATGTAAATCAATCGCTGTCGGTAATTTTTCTTGATTGTCTAAAGCCTTAAGACAAATATCTAAACCCCAATTCCACGCATGACGACTTACCCCTGCGTGTTTAGCTGCCAATGTGCGTTGCTTGTTATTAAGGTCTAGTTTGGTCTTAAAGCTTTTCAGCAACTTCCCTCAAATCCTCAACAATCTTTTTATTTTTATGACTACGACTTCCATACAATCGAGCCGAAAACACTGTAATTATTTCTAATACATCTTTTGCTAAATCTTCTTCAAAACTGGCATCTTCTGTACGATTAATAATTACTACTTCTGTACCAAAATGCTCACACAAACTAAAAATCAATTCAGAACCAAATCTCAATAATCTATCTTTATGGGTTAAGACCAATCTCTCAACCTGATTGTCAGTAATCATTCTGATTAATCTTTGCAGTCCTCGCTTGCTGTAATTTAAGCCAGAACCTAGATCATCAATAATTTGATACTGCCAACCATGAGTCGCGCAGAACAACTCTAATACTTGTTTCTGCCTTTCTAGATCAGGTTTTTGTTCGTGACTTGATACTCTGGCATAACCGACTGTAATTGAACTATCTGCTGTTATCCCCAATAATTGAGCTAGATCGTACCTACGATGCCCATTGGCTGTACGTTCAGGGATTAGCTTGCCCTCCGCTTCCCACCTCCTTAACGTGGAAACGGCAACTCCTTTAAGTTTAGCTGCTTCTGATATAGTTAACTTACTCATATAGCCATTTTAGCATATTAAATGAGTAAGTTTAAGCGTTTTTGAGTAATTTTTAAGGAACAGTCACGTCCCCCCAAATTCCCACACACTTCCATCAGTAGGCGCATCATAATAATTTTCATGCCAAAAGTCAGCGCACCATTCCCAAACATTTCCGTGCATATCATATAAACCAAAGGCGTTTGCTACTTGAAAACTGCCTACAACTGTTGTTTCTTGGCGATATTTTCCTTTTTTACCGGAACCATAAGCATAATTTCCCTCATAATTAGCTATTTCTGGGCTGATTGTTTCGCCAAAGTGAAATGGTGTAGTTGTTCCTGCACGACAAGCATATTCCCATTCTGCTTCACTGGGTAAACGATATTTTCTGCCTGTTTTTTTAGTTAACCTGGCACAAAATTCGATCGCGTCGTTCCAAGATACGTTTTCTACTGGGCGGTTTGCACCTTTAAATCTAGATGGATCTAAATCTAATTTTTGATTAATTTGGGGTAATGCTGCAACTGCTTTCCATTGTGCTTGGGTGACAGGAGTTTTACCGATCAAGAAGGGTGATATTTTAACTTTGTGCTGCGGAGTTTCGTTATCATATCTTCCTTCTTCAGTATCCGGTGAACCCATAAGGAAGCTTCCCCCAGGTAGAGATACCATATCTAAAGTTACCCCGTTGCCTAAATTTTCAGGTAAATATTCTGCTTGATGGCGTTGGCGGTTGCTAATATTGCCTTGTGAGTCTACTGTTACTACGTCAAATTGAAAGGTTTTTAGAGGAACCCCACCCCCCTGCCCCCTCCCCGTTGACAGGGAGGGGGAGTTTGATGATGGGAAGATTGGGGGAGTAACTACAATAGTTGTTGGGATGCGCTGTTGTGATGGTGACGAGTTTAAGTCTCTGAGGACTTCTTGTGCAGTTTGATATCTCTCTCTGGGTGCGTGGATTAAAAGTTTATCTAATATTGCTGCTAATTCATTACTAATAGTTACGCTCATTGTTTGCAGGCGTTGTCGCCATAGCCATTCTAAATTTACGGCATCATAAATATCATTATCAATTTCACCGTAGACATTAAAAATCGGCAAACATTGAGTTAATAACCGCACACAAGTTACACCTAAAGCATATAAGTCACTAGCGGGAATAGCTCTACCTGACATCTGCTCTGTTGGTGCGTAACCTGGTGTATAAATACCTGTACCTTGTCTGGCTAAGTTGGTTTGAGTTATTTGCTTTGCACCACCAAAGTCGATTAATACTAATTTTTTATCTGGTTGACGGCGAATAATGTTATCTGGCTTAATATCGCGGTGGATAACGTTGCTGGTGTGGATAAAGTCGAGTACGGGTAATAAGTCTGTTAAAAATTCTCTGATTTGTTGTTCGGTATAGGGTTTTTGTTTTAATTCTGTTAGTAAATTATCGCCTTGAATAAATTCTTGGACTAAATATAAGCTTGTGCCATATTCAAAATAAGCATTTAAGCGGGGAATTTGAGAATGGTTTTCTCCAAGTTCGTAAAGTTGTCGCGCTTCGTGTTTGAATAATTCTGTAGATTTTTGCAGTTCTGCTGTTCCGGTGACTTGCGGGGCAAATTGTTTGATTACGCAAGGTGAGTCAAGTCGATCTGCATCTTCCGTTAGGTAGGTTTTGCCAAATCCGCCTTCCCCTAATACTTTGATGACTCGATAGCGGTGGCGAAATAGTTCGCTGAGTTGGCTGGAACCGCAGGTGTGACAATATTTGTTAGTGTCGGGGTTGAAGGGGTTCTGACATTGGGGGTTTTGGCAGGAAAGCATGGGCAACGTTGGCAACGGATGGTTGATCTGTTGGGTTATTTAGATTTTACACTTAGAAACGGATATAACGGATGGGTGGCTGGTTGGGGGATGAGGTTGGGGAGGTGCGATCGCATTTTCTTTTACTAATCAATAAAGTAGGCTTACCGTTGCGATCTTTGATTAAAAATTAACCTAATTGTAACCAACTAAATATATCTCCTACTGTCAATTTTAATTCTGCTAGTAATTTGGGAACAGGTAATAAATCCGTTGCTTCTTGTAATATTTGCGGTTGTTGCCCTGATGGATAAACTAAGATTGAACGCACATCAGGATCTATTAGCAAACCTAATTTAGTTCCATGTTGTAAGCAGTGCAAAATATTTCCGGTAACTTTTGTTTGCTTTTGATCTGGAGATAGTATTTCAATTGTCCAGTCTGGATATATTGGGAAGACGTTAGCAATATCGCCATTTTCATCAACAGGTATTCTATCCCATGCAAAAACTGTAACATCAGGAACAATGGCACGTCCGCCAAAGGTACAGCGTAATTCTGGGAAAGCTAAGGCAATTTTTGGTTCTTCTACAACGTTATTAATAGTTGTAACTAATTTTCCTTGTAATTTACTGTGTTTTCCCTGGGGCATAGGTTTCTGGATGATTTGACCGTTAATATATTCACTAGCTGGCTTAGTTTCTGGCAGTTTAAGAAATTCTTCTAGAGTAAGTTGTTTTGTAGGTGTTTGTACCATATATTGCCTGATAATCTATGAACTTATTTTAACTATCCTGGCAACGAATGATTGCTCTGCTAGGTGAGATTAATTCTCGTGGGAAATAACGGATGGGTTGTCTGTTAGATGATGAGGATGTGCGATCGCAATTCTTCCTTAAACATAAAAGGACGCAAAATAACTTCTTTGCGCCCTCTGCGTTAAAAAATTAACTTAACTGAGAAATGCGCGATCGCAATATTTCTGCCTGCTTCTCAACTTCTGCTAAATTATCCTTAGCAGTTTGCACAACTTCCGGCGCTGCCCTATCTACAAAGTTAGGATTATTTAGCTTACCAGAAAGCACTTTAATATCATTCTCGATTTTAGCTAACTTTTTCTCTAACTTCTTACGAAATGCGGCAATATCAACTACACCTGTAAGTGGTAACACTACTTGCACAGTACCAAATACACTAGCAATATTTTGTGCAGGTTCTTGATCTAATGTTGGAGTAATTGTTAATTGTTCAACCTTAGCTAAATTGTTAATGTAAGGTTGTCCAGCATCAAGAATTTGACGTTCAGTTTCACTATCGCTTTGCAATATTATTTGCACTTTCGCCCCTGGTTTAATATCTGCTTCTGCGCGGAGGTTACGAATTGTGCGAATTGTACCCATTAACAAATCAAACTGTTGTTCCAATTCTGGATTAATTAATGTTGTATCTGCTTCTGGATAGGATTGCAATGCTAAGGAGTCTTTCTCACCCGCTTGAGTGAGAGTATGCCAGATTTCCTCTGTAATATGTGGCATGAAAGGATGCAATAATTTAAGTATTCCTTCCAAGACATAAGCAAGGGTTTGTTGTGCAACTAAACTTGAGTTGGCATCAGCATCTTTTTGGATGCGAGGTTTAACTAATTCAATATACCAGTCGCAGAAGTCACCCCAGAATAATTCATAGAGTAACTTGACTGCTTCACCCATGCCATAGTTCTCAATGTAGTTGCAAGTTTGTTGCACTACTTGATAGTAGCGGGAAAGTATCCAGCGATCGCATAATTCTAATGATGTTGCATCAGGCTTACCTAACTGTTGAGGTGTTTTCCCCTCTAGGTTCATCATTACAAACCTAGCAGCGTTCCACAATTTATTAGTAAAATTGCGCGATGCTTCTACGGATGGTGATTCATCTTTCTTGCGATCGTATTCTAAACGAATATCTTGACCCGCACCAAGCACTTCTTTAATTAAGGTATAACGCAGCGCATCTGTGCCATACTTATCAATCAGCAATAATGGATCGATCCCATTACCCGCAGATTTAGACATCTTCTTGCCGTTTTCATCCAACACTAAGCCGTGAATGTACACATCTTTAAACGGCATTTGATTGGTAAAATGTCCCGCCATCATCGTCATTCTGGCAACCCAGAAGAAGATAATGTCAAATCCTGTAACTAATGTACTTGTAGGAAAATAGGTATTTAAATCTGGTGTTTCTTCTGGCCATCCTAATGTTGAAAACGGCCACAGTCCAGAAGAAAACCAAGTATCCAATACATCTGGATCTTGTTCAATCTTGACATTTTTGCCAAATTGTGTAATTGCTTTCTCACGCGCTTCTTCT contains:
- a CDS encoding RNA-guided endonuclease InsQ/TnpB family protein; translation: MLKSFKTKLDLNNKQRTLAAKHAGVSRHAWNWGLDICLKALDNQEKLPTAIDLHKRLVAEVKSVHTWYYEVSKCPPQEALRNLYKAFQHWFKVPGRGKPKFKKKNVKDSFYLEGSIKISGNRIKFPIFGWVKCYEILPTVQPKNVTVTKRAGDWYVSFKYELEQKVTPKRRDKIGVDIGINALATCSDGSVFPNLKAYRKAKRKLAHLQRSVCRKEKGSNNRNKANLKVAKLHRRIANIRQDAIHKLTTWLAKNHGEIKIEDLNVSGMLKNHRLASAIADCGFYEFRRQLEYKSGWYGSTIIKVDRFYPSSQVCSCCNNRQKMPLKTRVFNCGNCGTTLDRDYNASINLERWHESIDYPKTVSSTGIACGGSHQLNGTAVKDSVKQELDIKFIPKQLSLFDE
- a CDS encoding valine--tRNA ligase; translation: MTENIPTLPSQYDPSTTEAKWQKFWEENHIFKADPKKGGKSYCIVIPPPNVTGSLHMGHAFDQTLIDTLIRYHRMRGYNTLFLPGTDHASIAVQAILDRQLREEGKTRYDLGRDQFLERAWQWKEQSGGTIVNQLRRLGVSVDWTRERFTMDAGLSKAVLEAFNRLYDDGLIYRGKYLVNWCPATQSAVSDLEVDNQEVNGHLWHFRYPLSDGSGYLEVATTRPETMLGDTGVAVNPTDERYKHLIGKTLTLPIMQREIPIIGDELVEKEFGTGCVKVTPAHDPNDFEMGQRHNLPFINIMNKDGSLNENAGAFQGQDRFVARKNVIKQLEAEGFLVKIEDYKHTVPYSDRGKVPVEPLLSTQWYVKIRPLADKSLQFLDEQNSPHFVPERWTKVYRDWLVKIKDWCISRQLWWGHQIPAWYAVSETNGEITDDTPFVVAKSAEEAREKAITQFGKNVKIEQDPDVLDTWFSSGLWPFSTLGWPEETPDLNTYFPTSTLVTGFDIIFFWVARMTMMAGHFTNQMPFKDVYIHGLVLDENGKKMSKSAGNGIDPLLLIDKYGTDALRYTLIKEVLGAGQDIRLEYDRKKDESPSVEASRNFTNKLWNAARFVMMNLEGKTPQQLGKPDATSLELCDRWILSRYYQVVQQTCNYIENYGMGEAVKLLYELFWGDFCDWYIELVKPRIQKDADANSSLVAQQTLAYVLEGILKLLHPFMPHITEEIWHTLTQAGEKDSLALQSYPEADTTLINPELEQQFDLLMGTIRTIRNLRAEADIKPGAKVQIILQSDSETERQILDAGQPYINNLAKVEQLTITPTLDQEPAQNIASVFGTVQVVLPLTGVVDIAAFRKKLEKKLAKIENDIKVLSGKLNNPNFVDRAAPEVVQTAKDNLAEVEKQAEILRSRISQLS
- a CDS encoding Uma2 family endonuclease; its protein translation is MVQTPTKQLTLEEFLKLPETKPASEYINGQIIQKPMPQGKHSKLQGKLVTTINNVVEEPKIALAFPELRCTFGGRAIVPDVTVFAWDRIPVDENGDIANVFPIYPDWTIEILSPDQKQTKVTGNILHCLQHGTKLGLLIDPDVRSILVYPSGQQPQILQEATDLLPVPKLLAELKLTVGDIFSWLQLG
- a CDS encoding IS607 family transposase, which encodes MSKLTISEAAKLKGVAVSTLRRWEAEGKLIPERTANGHRRYDLAQLLGITADSSITVGYARVSSHEQKPDLERQKQVLELFCATHGWQYQIIDDLGSGLNYSKRGLQRLIRMITDNQVERLVLTHKDRLLRFGSELIFSLCEHFGTEVVIINRTEDASFEEDLAKDVLEIITVFSARLYGSRSHKNKKIVEDLREVAEKL
- a CDS encoding bifunctional serine/threonine-protein kinase/formylglycine-generating enzyme family protein, translated to MLSCQNPQCQNPFNPDTNKYCHTCGSSQLSELFRHRYRVIKVLGEGGFGKTYLTEDADRLDSPCVIKQFAPQVTGTAELQKSTELFKHEARQLYELGENHSQIPRLNAYFEYGTSLYLVQEFIQGDNLLTELKQKPYTEQQIREFLTDLLPVLDFIHTSNVIHRDIKPDNIIRRQPDKKLVLIDFGGAKQITQTNLARQGTGIYTPGYAPTEQMSGRAIPASDLYALGVTCVRLLTQCLPIFNVYGEIDNDIYDAVNLEWLWRQRLQTMSVTISNELAAILDKLLIHAPRERYQTAQEVLRDLNSSPSQQRIPTTIVVTPPIFPSSNSPSLSTGRGQGGGVPLKTFQFDVVTVDSQGNISNRQRHQAEYLPENLGNGVTLDMVSLPGGSFLMGSPDTEEGRYDNETPQHKVKISPFLIGKTPVTQAQWKAVAALPQINQKLDLDPSRFKGANRPVENVSWNDAIEFCARLTKKTGRKYRLPSEAEWEYACRAGTTTPFHFGETISPEIANYEGNYAYGSGKKGKYRQETTVVGSFQVANAFGLYDMHGNVWEWCADFWHENYYDAPTDGSVWEFGGT